A part of Miscanthus floridulus cultivar M001 chromosome 6, ASM1932011v1, whole genome shotgun sequence genomic DNA contains:
- the LOC136459558 gene encoding protein STRICTOSIDINE SYNTHASE-LIKE 10-like, whose product MGGRRLNLTTSLLAVVVLALFASPCAAAAQVKTTDTRWSFRVPLPSGVSGAESLAFDGKGEGPYAGVSDGRVLKWGGSTVGWTTYAHSANYRKIPLCTAGVVPSAETESMCGRPLGLQFHFKTGDLYIADAYLGLMRVGPGGGEAEVLATGSDDGVPFNFVNGLDVDQATGDVYFTDSSATYPRRFNTEIMMNADATGRLLRYDARTGGVTVLRSGLPYPNGVAVSRDGAQVVVAHTVPCQAFRYFLRGARAGQYELLADLPGYPDNVRRDGKGGYWVALNQEKQRLDATPETAPVKHLVGVRLDARGVEVEELTADKGVTLSDVAERRGKLWLGSVELEYVGLVA is encoded by the coding sequence ATGGGTGGGCGTCGGCTTAATCTGACGACGTCgctcctcgccgtcgtcgtcctagCGCTTTTCGCCTCGCCGTGTGCCGCCGCCGCGCAGGTCAAGACGACCGACACGCGCTGGAGCTTCCGCGTCCCTTTACCCAGCGGCGTGAGCGGCGCCGAGAGCCTCGCGTTCGATGGCAAGGGCGAGGGGCCCTACGCCGGCGTCTCGGATGGCCGCGTCCTCAAGTGGGGCGGCAGCACCGTCGGCTGGACAACGTACGCGCACAGCGCGAACTACAGGAAGATCCCGCTGTGCACCGCGGGCGTGGTGCCGTCGGCGGAGACTGAGAGCATGTGCGGCCGCCCCCTGGGCCTGCAGTTCCACTTCAAGACCGGCGACCTCTACATCGCCGACGCCTACCTAGGGCTCATGAGGgtcgggccgggcggcggcgaggcggaggTGCTGGCGACCGGCTCGGACGACGGCGTCCCGTTCAACTTCGTCAACGGCCTCGACGTCGACCAGGCCACGGGCGACGTGTACTTCACCGACTCGAGCGCGACGTACCCGAGGAGGTTCAACACGGAGATCATGATGAACGCGGACGCGACGGGGCGGCTGCTCAGGTACGACGCGCGCACGGGGGGCGTCACCGTGCTCAGGTCCGGCCTGCCGTACCCGAACGGCGTGGCGGTCAGCCGCGACGGGGCGCAGGTCGTGGTCGCGCACACCGTGCCGTGCCAGGCATTCAGGTACTTCCTCCGCGGCGCCCGGGCGGGGCAATACGAGCTGCTGGCGGACCTGCCGGGGTACCCGGACAACGTGAGGCGGGACGGTAAGGGTGGCTACTGGGTGGCGCTGAACCAGGAGAAGCAGCGGCTGGACGCGACGCCGGAGACGGCTCCCGTGAAGCACCTGGTTGGTGTCCGCTTGGACGCTCGTGGGGTGGAGGTCGAGGAGCTTACGGCGGATAAGGGTGTCACGCTCAGCGACGTGGCGGAGAGGAGGGGGAAGCTGTGGCTGGGCTCCGTGGAGCTCGAGTACGTCGGCCTCGTTGCTTGA